From a region of the Zingiber officinale cultivar Zhangliang chromosome 10B, Zo_v1.1, whole genome shotgun sequence genome:
- the LOC122029587 gene encoding uroporphyrinogen decarboxylase — protein MSCIGYPISLSSTSTVVRNSVFGYQSKSKFLPVRCAVGEYVETPKVASIAEPLLLNAVRGEKVERPPVWLMRQAGRYMKSYQQICEKYPSFRERSENVDLVVEISLQPWKVFKPDGVILFSDILTPLPGMSIPFDIVKGKGPLIYSPIRTAEDVDQVTEFDPDKFVPYVGEALTILREEIKGDAAVLGFVGAPFTLASYVVEGGSSKHFSKIKRLAFSQPKVLHSLLQKFTNSMANYIRYQADHGAQAVQIFDSWATELSPVDFEEFSLPYLKQIVDSVKKTHPYLPLILYASGSGGLLERLPLTGVDVVSLDWTVDMAEGRRRLGSDIAVQGNVDPGVLFGSKEFITQRIMDTVRKAGTNRHILNLGHGIVVGTPEENVAHFFEVAKGIRY, from the exons ATGTCGTGTATCGGCTACCCGATTTCGCTATCTTCGACTTCCACTGTCGTTCGGAATTCGGTGTTTGGTTATCAGTCAAAGTCGAAGTTTCTCCCTGTCCGATGCGCTGTTGGAG AGTATGTAGAAACACCAAAGGTTGCAAGCATTGCGGAGCCCCTCTTACTGAATGCTGTTCGTGGTGAGAAAGTTGAGAGACCTCCAGTTTGGCTGATGCGGCAAGCTGGGAGGTACATGAAG AGTTACCAGCAGATATGTGAAAAATATCCCTCATTTCGTGAAAGATCAGAAAATGTTGATCTTGTAGTTGAAATATCTTTGCAGCCATGGAAGGTTTTTAAACCTGATGGG GTTATCTTGTTCTCTGATATCCTTACCCCTCTTCCTGGGATGAGTATACCATTTGACATTGTGAAAGGAAAAGGGCCACTTATATATAGTCCTATTAGAACTGCTGAAGATGTAGATCAAGTAACTGAGTTTGATCCTGACAAGTTTGTTCCATATGTAGGGGAGGCACTGACTATATTGCGCGAAGAG ATTAAAGGTGATGCAGCTGTTCTGGGTTTTGTTGGGGCTCCATTCACCCTAGCATCATATGTAGTTGAAGGTGGATCTTCTAAGCACTTTTCGAAGATAAAGAGGCTGGCTTTCTCTCAGCCAAAG GTTTTACATTCGCTATTGCAGAAATTTACAAACTCTATGGCCAACTACATCAGATATCAAGCTGACCATGGGGCACAAGCTGTACAAATTTTTGATTCCTGGGCAACTGAGCTTAGTCCTGTGGACTTTGAAGAATTTAGCTTGCCTTACTTAAAACAAATTGTAGATTCAGTCAAGAAGACCCATCCGTATCTACCTCTGATCCTCTATGCAAGTGGGTCAGGAGGCTTGCTTGAGAGACTACCATTGACCGGCGTTGATGTTGTGAGCTTGGACTGGACAGTTGATATGGCAGAAGGTAGGAGAAGGTTGGGATCAGACATTGCAGTTCAGGGAAACGTCGACCCTGGTGTTCTTTTTGGATCAAAGGAATTCATAACTCAGCGGATTATGGACACGGTAAGAAAGGCAGGTACCAATAGACATATACTGAACCTTGGACATGGTATCGTAGTAGGAACCCCAGAGGAAAACGTTGCCCATTTCTTTGAAGTTGCAAAAGGGATTAGATACTGA